From Musa acuminata AAA Group cultivar baxijiao chromosome BXJ3-8, Cavendish_Baxijiao_AAA, whole genome shotgun sequence, one genomic window encodes:
- the LOC135646128 gene encoding uncharacterized protein LOC135646128, with translation MGTFKTLLFMLLILHSSVARGAVYLKYKDPKQPLNVRINDLLNRMTLAEKIGQMSQIERAIATAEVIEKHFIGSVLSGGGSVPAPQASAETWMNMITEMQKSALSTRLGIPIIYGIDAVHGHNNVYGATIFPHNIGLGATRDPSLVRQIGAATALEVRATGIPYVFAPCVAVCRDPRWGRCYESYSEDPKVVEQMTEIIDGLQGTIPANSRKGVPFLAGRKNVAACAKHYVGDGGTYKGINENNTVIDLHGLLSIHMPPYYHAIIRGVSTVMVSYSSWNGVKMHANRRLVTDFLKNTLRFRGFVISDWQGIDKITTPPHANYSYSVTAGISAGIDMIMIPNNYTEFINDLTDQVESKIIPMSRIDDAVRRILRVKFTMGLFENPFPDPSLVDQVGKQEHRELARDAVRRSLVLLKNGKSADAPVLPLPKKTGNILVTGSHADNLGYQCGGWTITWQGLGGNNLTIGTTIFEAIKATVDPTTQIVFSEDPDAGFIERNHFSYAVVVVGEQPYAETFGDNLNLTIPEPGPSLIQKVCGSIKCVVVVVSGRPLVIEPYVGVMDAVVAAWLPGTEGQGVADVLFGDYGFSGKLPRTWFRSVEQLPMNVGDRHYDPLFPYGFGLTTKPARAQQ, from the exons ATGGGGACCTTCAAAACCCTTCTTTTCATGCTCCTGATTCTACACTCCTCAGTAGCAAGAGGAGCAGTTTATCTCAAGTATAAGGATCCTAAGCAACCACTAAACGTTCGAATAAACGATTTGCTAAACCGCATGACTCTCGCTGAGAAGATCGGTCAGATGTCACAGATCGAACGAGCAATTGCCACCGCCGAAGTGATCGAGAAGCACTTCATTG GTAGTGTGCTAAGTGGGGGAGGCAGTGTGCCTGCTCCTCAGGCTTCTGCAGAGACCTGGATGAACATGATCACTGAGATGCAGAAGAGTGCACTTTCCACCAGGCTTGGTATTCCAATCATCTATGGCATCGATGCAGTTCATGGCCACAATAATGTCTACGGAGCCACCATTTTCCCTCACAACATTGGCCTTGGAGCTACCAG GGATCCATCTCTTGTGAGGCAGATCGGTGCTGCTACTGCTCTGGAAGTTAGAGCAACAGGCATTCCTTACGTTTTTGCTCCCTGTGTTGCG GTCTGTAGAGATCCGAGATGGGGACGCTGCTACGAGAGTTACAGCGAAGACCCCAAAGTGGTCGAACAAATGACGGAGATAATTGACGGCCTGCAAGGAACTATTCCTGCGAATTCCCGCAAAGGAGTCCCCTTTCTCGCCGGACG GAAGAACGTGGCAGCCTGTGCGAAGCACTACGTCGGTGATGGTGGGACGTACAAAGGAATCAACGAGAACAACACCGTCATCGACCTGCATGGATTGCTCAGCATCCACATGCCTCCCTACTATCACGCCATCATCCGAGGCGTCTCCACCGTGATGGTCTCCTACTCGAGCTGGAACGGCGTCAAGATGCATGCTAATCGTCGCCTCGTCACCGATTTCCTCAAGAACACGCTTCGATTCAGG GGGTTCGTGATCTCGGATTGGCAAGGAATCGACAAGATCACGACGCCACCTCATGCGAATTACTCCTACTCCGTCACTGCTGGAATCAGTGCTGGCATCGATATG ATTATGATCCCTAACAACTACACCGAGTTCATCAACGACCTGACGGACCAAGTGGAGAGCAAGATCATCCCCATGAGCCGAATCGATGATGCTGTGAGGAGGATCCTTCGAGTCAAGTTCACCATGGGCCTGTTCGAGAACCCCTTCCCCGATCCCAGCTTGGTCGATCAGGTCGGCAAGCAGGAGCACCGCGAGCTCGCCCGAGACGCAGTGAGGAGATCGCTCGTGCTCCTCAAGAATGGGAAGTCCGCCGACGCTCCCGTGCTCCCGCTTCCCAAGAAGACAGGCAACATTCTCGTCACGGGAAGCCATGCGGATAACTTGGGTTACCAGTGCGGCGGGTGGACGATCACTTGGCAGGGACTCGGCGGAAACAATCTCACAATCG GAACCACCATCTTCGAGGCCATCAAAGCCACCGTCGACCCGACCACCCAGATCGTCTTCTCCGAGGACCCCGACGCCGGATTCATCGAGCGCAACCACTTCTCCTACGCCGTCGTGGTGGTCGGCGAGCAGCCGTACGCCGAGACCTTTGGCGACAACCTGAACCTCACGATTCCGGAGCCGGGGCCGAGCTTGATCCAGAAGGTGTGCGGCAGCATCAAGTGCGTCGTGGTGGTGGTCTCCGGCCGGCCGCTGGTGATCGAGCCGTACGTGGGCGTCATGGACGCGGTGGTGGCGGCCTGGCTGCCGGGAACGGAAGGCCAAGGCGTGGCGGACGTGCTCTTCGGCGACTACGGGttctccggcaagcttccgaggaCGTGGTTCAGGTCGGTGGAGCAGCTGCCGATGAACGTGGGGGACCGGCACTACGACCCCCTCTTCCCGTATGGATTTGGCCTCACGACGAAGCCAGCGAGAGCTCAGCAGTAG
- the LOC135645302 gene encoding uncharacterized protein LOC135645302 isoform X1, whose protein sequence is MASREMALLGVHLLLCWAAVSGAEYAKYKDPNQTMKWRIRDLMQRMTLAEKIGQMTQIERKVATPQIMKDFFIGSVLSGGGSVPAPRASAEAWVDMINEFQRGSLSTRLGIPMIYGIDAVHGNNNVYNATMFPHNIGLGATRDPELVKRIGAATALEVRATGIPYAFAPCIAVCRDPRWGRCFESYSEDHRIVQAMTDIVLGLQGDVPENHAKGFPYVSGERKVVACAKHFVGDGGTHKGINENDTIIDPNGLFGIHMPAYLDAIAKGVATVMISYSSWNGVKMHTNRDLITGVLKNKLGFKGLVISDWEGLDRITSPPGANYTYSVEAGINAGIDMVMVPKRYKEFIGNLTFLVKNKFISMSRIDDAVRRILRVKFALGLFDKPLADHSLADQLGKKEHRELAREAVRKSLVLLKNGNSDDGPLLPLPKKAPRILVAGSHADNIGYQCGGWTIEWYGGSGRITAGTTILEAIRSTVDPATEVAFSENPDADLLRDHDFSYAVVVVGEHPYAETFGDSLNLTLAAPGPTTIQTVCGAVKCAVVLVTGRPVVIEPYLPGMDALVAAWLPGSEGQGVADVLFGDYEFTGRLPSTWFRSVDQLPMNAGDAHYDPLFPLGFGLTTEEPNISDM, encoded by the exons ATGGCGAGCCGAGAAATGGCGCTCCTGGGAGTTCACCTCCTGCTATGCTGGGCCGCGGTCTCGGGAGCAGAGTACGCCAAGTACAAGGATCCGAACCAGACGATGAAATGGCGCATACGAGATCTGATGCAGCGGATGACGCTCGCTGAAAAGATCGGTCAGATGACGCAGATCGAAAGGAAGGTGGCGACGCCGCAGATCATGAAGGACTTCTTCATCG GTAGCGTGCTCAGTGGTGGCGGAAGCGTTCCTGCTCCTCGGGCCTCTGCCGAGGCCTGGGTGGACATGATCAACGAGTTCCAGAGAGGATCGCTGTCGACGCGGTTGGGGATTCCGATGATCTATGGGATCGACGCTGTTCATGGCAACAACAACGTCTACAATGCGACCATGTTCCCCCACAACATCGGTCTGGGAGCTACGAG GGATCCCGAGCTCGTGAAGAGGATTGGAGCGGCGACCGCCCTCGAAGTCAGGGCGACGGGCATTCCCTACGCGTTTGCGCCATGTATTGCG GTTTGCAGAGATCCGAGGTGGGGACGGTGCTTCGAGAGCTACAGCGAAGACCACAGGATCGTGCAGGCGATGACGGACATCGTCCTCGGCCTTCAGGGAGACGTGCCCGAGAACCACGCCAAGGGCTTCCCTTATGTCTCTGGAGA AAGGAAGGTGGTGGCCTGTGCCAAGCACTTCGTCGGAGACGGCGGAACACACAAGGGGATCAACGAGAACGACACGATCATCGACCCCAACGGGTTGTTCGGCATCCACATGCCTGCCTACCTCGACGCCATTGCCAAGGGCGTGGCCACCGTCATGATCTCTTACTCCAGCTGGAACGGAGTCAAAATGCACACGAACCGCGACCTGATCACGGGCGTCCTCAAGAACAAGCTGGGCTTCAAG GGATTAGTGATCTCGGACTGGGAGGGCCTCGACAGGATCACGAGCCCGCCCGGCGCAAACTACACTTACTCCGTCGAAGCTGGAATAAACGCCGGTATCGATATG GTGATGGTACCGAAGAGGTACAAGGAGTTCATCGGCAACCTGACGTTTCTGGTCAAGAACAAGTTCATCTCCATGAGCAGAATCGATGACGCCGTGAGGAGGATCTTGAGGGTGAAATTTGCTCTTGGCTTGTTCGACAAACCGCTGGCCGATCATAGCTTAGCTGATCAGCTCGGGAAAAAG GAACACCGGGAATTGGCAAGGGAGGCCGTAAGGAAATCGCTGGTGCTGTTAAAGAATGGGAACTCTGACGACGgcccgctgctgccgctgcctaaGAAAGCCCCCAGGATACTTGTGGCAGGAAGCCATGCCGATAACATAGGATACCAATGCGGCGGATGGACCATCGAATGGTACGGCGGCAGCGGAAGGATCACAGCCG GCACCACGATACTGGAGGCCATCCGATCCACGGTGGACCCGGCGACCGAGGTGGCGTTCTCCGAGAACCCCGACGCGGACTTGCTCAGAGACCACGACTTCTCCTACGCCGTCGTGGTGGTCGGAGAGCACCCCTACGCTGAAACCTTCGGAGACAGCCTCAACCTCACCTTGGCCGCTCCTGGTCCGACCACGATTCAGACGGTGTGCGGCGCTGTCAAGTGCGCCGTGGTTCTCGTAACCGGCAGGCCGGTGGTGATCGAGCCCTACCTTCCGGGGATGGATGCACTGGTGGCCGCTTGGCTGCCTGGTTCCGAGGGCCAAGGCGTTGCCGACGTCCTGTTTGGGGACTACGAATTTACGGGAAGGCTCCCCAGCACCTGGTTCAGGTCTGTGGACCAGCTTCCCATGAATGCCGGTGATGCACATTACGATCCCCTATTCCCCTTGGGCTTCGGCTTGACGACGGAGGAGCCTAACATCAGCGACATGTGA
- the LOC135581805 gene encoding myosin-binding protein 7-like produces the protein MDAEEPTVPPREGGGRPGGGEEAFTCLCCGPSWVPSMAWRLSLKRKLDERDAEARCLSCAGVGVARVETESEAMALREALVNHQQSVQKLQAELEEERSAAASAATEAMLMILRLQHEKAEAQMEARQFKRLAEGKMAHDQHEIAALEDLLYKRDQTVQSLSYEVRTYRHRLLSYGIGIDGGVPSSEPQTPDTDTATAACSVPQFDLLHHGYPPSRCNGDDAANLDKYRSGPEVIKGEEFSATMDCASNSGGRHDMSDEVYTVAAVHGASEVYVSTPRELRNRRDMAGRVEEAEIRKLYTRLQALDADRESMRQTLISLGTDMAQMVLLKQIAQQMYKEVAPERKIVKKPLSFKGSSLISTIKSVISFFWRKKSARVKYTFGLSPTNVGLLLLLDKSSRMRQLRSLTRTQRSSTSIAPPRPWR, from the exons ATGGATGCCGAAGAGCCGACCGTGCCACCCCGAGAAGGGGGAGGAAGACCAGGAGGAGGCGAGGAGGCCTTCACCTGTCTCTGCTGCGGCCCCTCGTGGGTCCCCTCCATGGCCTGGCGGTTGTCCCTGAAGCGGAAGCTGGACGAGAGGGACGCAGAGGCCCGCTGCCTGTCGTGCGCTGGCGTCGGCGTGGCCCGGGTGGAGACCGAAAGCGAGGCGATGGCCCTCCGCGAGGCCCTAGTCAACCACCAGCAGTCGGTCCAGAAGCTTCAGGCGGAGCTGGAGGAGGAGCGGAGCGCTGCGGCGTCCGCCGCCACGGAGGCCATGTTGATGATCCTACGGCTCCAGCACGAGAAGGCCGAGGCCCAGATGGAGGCCCGCCAATTCAAGCGCCTCGCCGAGGGCAAGATGGCCCACGACCAACACGAGATTGCCGCCCTCGAGGATCTCCTCTACAAGCGCGACCAGACCGTGCAATCCCTCTCCTACGAGGTCCGGACGTACCGCCACCGCCTTCTCAGCTATGGCATCGGCATCGACGGTGGGGTACCTAGCTCTGAGCCACAGACCCCAGACACGGACACGGCCACGGCCGCCTGTTCGGTCCCGCAGTTCGACCTCCTCCATCATGGCTATCCCCCATCGAGGTGCAACGGGGATGATGCCGCCAACCTGGATAAGTACCGTTCTGGCCCGGAGGTCATCAAGGGGGAGGAGTTCTCAGCAACCATGGACTGTGCTTCAAACAGTGGCGGAAGGCATGATATGAGCGACGAAGTGTATACGGTGGCTGCGGTGCATGGGGCGAGCGAGGTGTATGTCAGCACACCAAGGGAGCTCCGAAACAGAAGGGACATGGCGGGCAGGGTTGAGGAAGCAGAGATAAGGAAGCTTTATACGAGGTTGCAGGCGCTTGATGCCGATAGAGAGTCCATGAGGCAGACATTAATTTCTTTGGGCACGGATATGGCTCAGATGGTGTTGTTGAAACAGATTGCTCAACAAATGTATAAGGAAGTGGCACCAGAGAGGAAAATAGTCAAGAAACCATTATCTTTCAAGGGATCCTCTCTCATATCAACGATTAAG AGTGTCATCTCATTCTTCTGGAGAAAGAAATCAGCTCGAGTCAA GTACACTTTTGGCTTATCTCCCACCAACGTTGGCTTATTGCTGCTCTTGGACAAGTCTTCCCGAATGAGGCAACTGAGGTCTCTCACAAGAACACAGAG GAGTAGCACCAGCATTGCACCACCAAGGCCCTGGAGATGA
- the LOC135645301 gene encoding serine/threonine-protein kinase TOUSLED-like has product MSDDIVMQLSSSSSPSDPSLPTKLAKLEARMAGKSSSSLTIQSAWQPAPPPPIKFVEQEELPDSSSSDDDNGGEFLIQHNTQKRHRLQEDDHDMDLEQSKETTNGSIKTLENFEIRRNLDDPNKKKQGRGRGRPSTGRGRGSKTSDQMRSVSTSSINSSNGQLENPPNKENWSNVPLGNDERVALQEEISVLHGKIATLEEELNRSRQEASDYRHFSHQLEKELKELRDRDQQSKTKRIKVLSDLLISVSKAERQEARMKIRQESLRLGNIGVVRAGTIISEGWEDGQALKDLNAHLRSLLEMKESIERHRKSLKKRQSDKGDGSDMETGISDEDFHVHDEIFKSRLASIKREEETYLKEKDRYELEKGRLIREMKRIRDEDGSRFNNFPILNQRYALLNLLGKGGFSEVYKAFDLVENRYVACKLHSLNGQWSEEKKQSYIRHAIREYNIHKTLVHPHIVRLWDIFEIDHNTFCTVLEYCSGKDLDAVLKATPILPEREARIIIVQIFHGLIYLNKRPQRIIHYDLKPGNVLFDEVGVAKVTDFGLSKIVEDDVGSQGMELTSQGAGTYWYLPPECFELSKTPLISSKVDVWSAGVILYQMLFGRRPFGHDQTQERILREDTIINARKVEFPSKPSVSIEAKELIRRCLTYNQAERPDVLTIAQDPYLSYSKR; this is encoded by the exons ATGTCGGATGACATAGTCATGCAACTGTCTTCCAGTTCGAGCCCCTCCGATCCGTCCCTTCCGACGAAGCTGGCTAAGTTGGAGGCTCGCATGGCCGGAAAGAGCTCTTCCTCTCTCACAATTCAGTCGGCGTGGCAGCCTGCTCCCCCACCTCCGATTAAATTCGTGGAACAAGAGGAGTTGCCCGACTCCTCATCCTCTGATGATGAC AATGGTGGTGAGTTTTTGATACAACACAACACTCAGAAGCGGCACAGACTTCAAGAGGATGACCATGATATGGATCTTGAGCAATCTAAG GAGACAACAAATGGAAGCATCAAGACCTTGGAGAATTTTGAGATCAGACGAAATTTGGATGACCCAAATAAGAAAAAGCAAGGTCGTGGTAGAGGTCGTCCATCAACAGGCAGGGGTCGTGGTTCAAAGACATCTGATCAAATGCGATCAGTTTCAACCTCTTCAATTAATTCCTCAAATGGGCAGCTTGAGAACCCTCCAAACAAG GAAAATTGGTCAAACGTTCCACTTGGAAATGATGAGAGGGTTGCTTTACAG GAGGAAATATCTGTGTTACATGGCAAAATTGCTACCTTGGAGGAAGAGTTAAACAGGTCACGTCAAGAAGCATCTGACTATCGTCATTTTTCCCACCAGTTGGAAAAG GAATTAAAAGAGCTCAGAGACCGTGATCAACAGTCGAAGACAAAG CGGATTAAAGTGCTATCTGATCTGTTAATATCAGTCTCAAAGGCAGAGAGGCAAGAAGCAAGGATGAAGATACGGCAAGAATCTCTTAGGCTTGGAAATATTGGTGTTGTGAG AGCTGGAACCATTATTTCTGAGGGTTGGGAGGATGGTCAGGCACTGAAGGATCTTAATGCTCATCTT AGGTCTTTGTTGGAGATGAAAGAATCTATTGAGAGGCACCGGAAATCACTTAAAAAACGACAGTCTG ATAAGGGTGATGGCAGTGACATGGAAACTGGCATATCAGATGAAGATTTTCATGTACATGATGAGATTTTTAAATCTCGCCTTGCAAGCATCAAGCGT GAAGAAGAAACATATCTGAAAGAGAAGGATCGTTATGAGCTGGAAAAGGGAAGGCTCAtacgggaaatgaagcggatacggGATGAAGATGGTTCGCGCTTCAACAATTTTCCGATTCTTAACCAAAGATATGCTCTCCTCAACCTTCTTGGGAAAGGAGGGTTTAGTGAGGTCTACAAG GCATTTGATCTGGTGGAGAATAGATATGTTGCATGCAAGCTTCATAGTTTGAATGGTCAGTGGAGCGAAGAAAAGAAGCAAAGTTACATACGCCATGCAATTCGTGAATACAACATACACAAGACTTTGGTGCATCCCCATATTGTGAGGTTATGGGATATCTTTGAGATTGACCACAACACTTTCTGCACTGTCTTAGAATATTGCAGCG GCAAAGATCTTGATGCTGTCCTTAAGGCAACACCAATTCTTCCTGAGAGGGAAGCTAGAATCATAATTGTTCAGATATTTCATGGGCTGATCTACTTGAACAAAAGGCCTCAAAGAATCATTCATTATGACTTGAAGCCTGGTAATGTTCTCTTTGATGAGGTTGGTGTAGCAAAAGTGACTGATTTTGGCCTAAGCAAAATAGTGGAGGACGATGTTGGTTCTCAGGGTATGGAGCTTACCTCCCAAGGAGCTGGAACATATTG GTACTTGCCTCCAGAATGCTTTGAACTCAGCAAGACACCACTAATATCATCAAAG GTGGATGTTTGGTCAGCTGGTGTAATTTTATACCAAATGCTTTTTGGTAGACGCCCCTTTGGACATGACCAAACCCAGGAGAGAATTCTTCGTGAAGACACCATCATCAATGCACGGAAAGTTGAATTTCCTTCGAAGCCATCTGTTTCAATTGAAGCAAAG GAATTGATTCGTCGGTGCCTGACATATAATCAAGCGGAAAGGCCTGATGTTCTAACCATTGCTCAGGACCCTTACCTGTCCTATTCAAAGAGATAG
- the LOC135645302 gene encoding uncharacterized protein LOC135645302 isoform X2, translating into MASREMALLGVHLLLCWAAVSGAEYAKYKDPNQTMKWRIRDLMQRMTLAEKIGQMTQIERKVATPQIMKDFFIGSVLSGGGSVPAPRASAEAWVDMINEFQRGSLSTRLGIPMIYGIDAVHGNNNVYNATMFPHNIGLGATRDPELVKRIGAATALEVRATGIPYAFAPCIAVCRDPRWGRCFESYSEDHRIVQAMTDIVLGLQGDVPENHAKGFPYVSGERKVVACAKHFVGDGGTHKGINENDTIIDPNGLFGIHMPAYLDAIAKGVATVMISYSSWNGVKMHTNRDLITGVLKNKLGFKGLVISDWEGLDRITSPPGANYTYSVEAGINAGIDMVMVPKRYKEFIGNLTFLVKNKFISMSRIDDAVRRILRVKFALGLFDKPLADHSLADQLGKKEHRELAREAVRKSLVLLKNGNSDDGPLLPLPKKAPRILVAGSHADNIGYQCGGWTIEWYGGSGRITAVLCRHHDTGGHPIHGGPGDRGGVLREPRRGLAQRPRLLLRRRGGRRAPLR; encoded by the exons ATGGCGAGCCGAGAAATGGCGCTCCTGGGAGTTCACCTCCTGCTATGCTGGGCCGCGGTCTCGGGAGCAGAGTACGCCAAGTACAAGGATCCGAACCAGACGATGAAATGGCGCATACGAGATCTGATGCAGCGGATGACGCTCGCTGAAAAGATCGGTCAGATGACGCAGATCGAAAGGAAGGTGGCGACGCCGCAGATCATGAAGGACTTCTTCATCG GTAGCGTGCTCAGTGGTGGCGGAAGCGTTCCTGCTCCTCGGGCCTCTGCCGAGGCCTGGGTGGACATGATCAACGAGTTCCAGAGAGGATCGCTGTCGACGCGGTTGGGGATTCCGATGATCTATGGGATCGACGCTGTTCATGGCAACAACAACGTCTACAATGCGACCATGTTCCCCCACAACATCGGTCTGGGAGCTACGAG GGATCCCGAGCTCGTGAAGAGGATTGGAGCGGCGACCGCCCTCGAAGTCAGGGCGACGGGCATTCCCTACGCGTTTGCGCCATGTATTGCG GTTTGCAGAGATCCGAGGTGGGGACGGTGCTTCGAGAGCTACAGCGAAGACCACAGGATCGTGCAGGCGATGACGGACATCGTCCTCGGCCTTCAGGGAGACGTGCCCGAGAACCACGCCAAGGGCTTCCCTTATGTCTCTGGAGA AAGGAAGGTGGTGGCCTGTGCCAAGCACTTCGTCGGAGACGGCGGAACACACAAGGGGATCAACGAGAACGACACGATCATCGACCCCAACGGGTTGTTCGGCATCCACATGCCTGCCTACCTCGACGCCATTGCCAAGGGCGTGGCCACCGTCATGATCTCTTACTCCAGCTGGAACGGAGTCAAAATGCACACGAACCGCGACCTGATCACGGGCGTCCTCAAGAACAAGCTGGGCTTCAAG GGATTAGTGATCTCGGACTGGGAGGGCCTCGACAGGATCACGAGCCCGCCCGGCGCAAACTACACTTACTCCGTCGAAGCTGGAATAAACGCCGGTATCGATATG GTGATGGTACCGAAGAGGTACAAGGAGTTCATCGGCAACCTGACGTTTCTGGTCAAGAACAAGTTCATCTCCATGAGCAGAATCGATGACGCCGTGAGGAGGATCTTGAGGGTGAAATTTGCTCTTGGCTTGTTCGACAAACCGCTGGCCGATCATAGCTTAGCTGATCAGCTCGGGAAAAAG GAACACCGGGAATTGGCAAGGGAGGCCGTAAGGAAATCGCTGGTGCTGTTAAAGAATGGGAACTCTGACGACGgcccgctgctgccgctgcctaaGAAAGCCCCCAGGATACTTGTGGCAGGAAGCCATGCCGATAACATAGGATACCAATGCGGCGGATGGACCATCGAATGGTACGGCGGCAGCGGAAGGATCACAGCCG TGCTCTGCAGGCACCACGATACTGGAGGCCATCCGATCCACGGTGGACCCGGCGACCGAGGTGGCGTTCTCCGAGAACCCCGACGCGGACTTGCTCAGAGACCACGACTTCTCCTACGCCGTCGTGGTGGTCGGAGAGCACCCCTACGCTGA